One Parcubacteria group bacterium genomic window carries:
- a CDS encoding acylneuraminate cytidylyltransferase family protein, whose product MNIIAIIPARGGSKGVPGKNIRNFCGKPLIAWAIETALKSRLIDRVIVTTDDPEIAKVAKKYGAEAPFLRPKNLAQSTTQMEPVLKHAIEWLKKNENYKTDAIVLLMPPNPLRSVKQVDEAIELFLKKDPDVVVPLCELSAAHHHPYWIVRPVKKGKSYELLNAINQNVKYAPARRQLLPKYYVKNDLVFVMKPKILYGKNACYFGGSKQEPYIVSDFYDEDINIPSDWEKMEAKFRQLKRNLTSHKKIA is encoded by the coding sequence ATGAATATCATAGCAATAATACCGGCTCGGGGCGGTTCAAAGGGCGTCCCGGGCAAAAACATAAGAAACTTTTGCGGCAAGCCCCTGATTGCCTGGGCAATTGAAACGGCTCTCAAAAGCCGCTTAATAGACCGGGTAATCGTCACCACCGACGATCCCGAAATAGCCAAGGTAGCAAAAAAATACGGCGCTGAAGCGCCATTTTTGCGCCCAAAAAACTTGGCTCAAAGCACAACACAGATGGAACCTGTTTTAAAACATGCGATAGAATGGCTTAAAAAAAATGAGAATTATAAAACTGATGCTATAGTTTTACTGATGCCGCCCAATCCTCTAAGGAGCGTTAAACAGGTTGATGAAGCGATAGAACTATTTTTGAAAAAAGACCCGGATGTGGTCGTGCCTCTTTGCGAATTGTCAGCCGCCCACCACCATCCTTATTGGATTGTCCGGCCGGTTAAAAAAGGCAAAAGCTACGAATTGCTCAACGCCATAAACCAGAACGTGAAATACGCTCCGGCGCGCCGTCAGCTTCTGCCTAAATATTATGTCAAAAATGACCTGGTGTTCGTTATGAAGCCTAAGATTTTATACGGAAAAAACGCTTGCTACTTCGGCGGTTCAAAACAAGAGCCCTATATCGTGAGCGATTTTTACGACGAAGACATAAACATCCCTTCGGACTGGGAAAAAATGGAAGCAAAATTCCGCCAGCTTAAGCGGAATTTGACTTCACATAAAAAAATTGCTTAA
- a CDS encoding B12-binding domain-containing radical SAM protein encodes MSGFRVLMLYPSLQTESIVSPTLALFSALLKREGFTVSLFDSSGYQTETDLKSSGKVKMANLNVRPFEIEPTSKEVDVYEAFRKQIESFCPDLILVTATESMFLTAINLLSYVNNLKVPVILGGVFATFAPEVCMRYKEIDILCVGEGEYALVDLCHRMSRNKDYSDVPGLWVRMKDGSVRKNPMGSIVNMDANPLSDFSIFEESKFRRPMTGKIYRLFPIETHRGCPYTCRFCNSPAQNSLFESAIGEPFFRKKSLTEVRKELLNCRDVYGAEYFFFWADTFFAWSEKEFDEFCEVYQDIKVPFWCQTRPETVVERRIKKLKELGINQLVFGIEHGNEKFRKEVIDRAYTNKVLTEKLIIPHECGVLFSVNNIIGFPDETRDLVFDTIELNRQVYSDTMSCSIFTPYHGTNLRNMAVKKGYISPNMICPGNSDDSVLNMPPPYLNKEQISALRRVFAMYVKFPKERWPEIAKAEALTPEGNAIWENLRKEFIETFFDNPDGNIEDS; translated from the coding sequence ATGTCTGGATTTCGCGTTTTGATGCTCTATCCAAGCCTACAGACCGAATCAATAGTGTCGCCAACTCTAGCACTTTTTTCCGCGCTACTGAAGCGCGAAGGCTTTACAGTTTCATTATTTGATAGTTCGGGTTATCAAACGGAAACCGATTTAAAGAGTTCCGGAAAAGTTAAAATGGCAAATTTAAATGTCAGGCCGTTTGAGATAGAACCCACTTCAAAGGAAGTTGATGTCTATGAGGCCTTCAGGAAACAGATTGAGTCATTTTGTCCGGATTTGATTTTAGTCACAGCAACCGAGAGCATGTTTCTGACGGCGATTAATCTGCTTAGTTACGTGAACAATTTAAAAGTGCCTGTAATTTTGGGTGGCGTCTTTGCGACTTTCGCCCCCGAAGTGTGCATGAGATATAAAGAAATAGACATTCTTTGTGTCGGCGAAGGTGAATACGCCCTGGTTGACCTATGCCATCGAATGAGCAGAAATAAAGATTACTCCGATGTACCAGGTCTTTGGGTACGAATGAAAGACGGCTCCGTTAGAAAAAATCCAATGGGGTCGATAGTAAATATGGACGCAAATCCTTTGTCGGATTTTTCCATTTTCGAGGAATCCAAATTCCGTCGTCCAATGACCGGAAAAATTTATCGATTATTTCCTATTGAAACACACCGCGGTTGTCCGTACACTTGCCGATTTTGCAACTCTCCGGCACAGAATTCTCTTTTTGAATCCGCAATAGGAGAACCGTTTTTCCGCAAAAAATCTTTAACAGAAGTTAGAAAAGAACTGCTCAATTGCCGCGATGTTTACGGGGCAGAATACTTTTTCTTTTGGGCCGATACTTTTTTCGCATGGTCTGAAAAAGAGTTTGATGAATTTTGCGAGGTGTACCAAGACATTAAAGTACCATTTTGGTGCCAAACCCGACCGGAGACGGTAGTTGAACGGCGCATTAAAAAACTAAAAGAACTGGGCATCAATCAACTGGTGTTCGGCATTGAACACGGCAATGAAAAGTTTCGTAAAGAAGTTATCGATCGTGCTTATACGAATAAAGTACTTACCGAAAAGCTGATAATTCCACATGAATGCGGAGTTCTATTCAGTGTAAATAACATCATAGGTTTTCCCGACGAGACCCGCGATTTGGTCTTTGATACGATTGAGCTTAATCGCCAGGTGTATAGTGATACAATGAGTTGTTCTATTTTTACTCCATACCATGGAACAAATCTTAGAAACATGGCTGTAAAAAAAGGATACATAAGTCCGAATATGATTTGTCCCGGAAATTCCGATGACTCCGTGCTTAATATGCCACCGCCCTATCTTAATAAAGAGCAAATCAGCGCGTTGCGCCGGGTTTTCGCGATGTACGTAAAATTTCCGAAAGAACGCTGGCCAGAAATTGCCAAAGCAGAAGCTCTAACACCCGAAGGCAATGCGATTTGGGAAAATCTTCGCAAAGAGTTTATAGAAACATTCTTTGATAATCCCGATGGAAATATTGAAGATAGTTAA